From the Lolium rigidum isolate FL_2022 chromosome 2, APGP_CSIRO_Lrig_0.1, whole genome shotgun sequence genome, one window contains:
- the LOC124693088 gene encoding endoglucanase 7-like, translating to MRSGGTTWLRAAVLLLLLVSSSAVAAEGTKIGSKAHNYEEALRKSLLYFEAQRSGRLPHGQRVPWRDHSGLTDGLEQGVDLVGGYYDAGDHVKFGLPMAFTVTMLSWSLVEYGADVAAAGELAHALEAIKWGADYFVKAHTKPDELWAEVGDGDTDHYCWQRPEDMTTSRQAYKVDRENPGSDVAGETAAALAAASMVFRDSNPHYAHLLLHHAQQLFEFADKYRGKYDSSIAEVKSYYASVSGYKDELLWAALWLHRATGRADYLDYVVDNAHDFGGTGWAITEFSWDVKYAGVQILAARLLLRGEHTAAQKETLERYQAKAEHYVCACLGRNRNTDDDDESSNNVERSPGGMLYIRQWNNMQYVTNAAFLLSAYADYLSDAGVATVTCAGGLTADAGEVAALARQQVDYVLGDNPRGVSYLVGYGAKYPARVHHRAASIVPYKHSKQFIGCTQGFDHWFGRRSSNPNVLVGAIVGGPDRKDRFRDDRENYMQTEACTYNTAPMVGMFAKYNKMARDEREQRLATARSPVTSAAAEV from the exons ATGAGATCAGGCGGCACCACATGGCTCCGCGCCGccgtgctcctgctcctcctggtgtcatcctcggcggtggcggcggaggggacCAAGATCGGCAGCAAGGCGCACAACTACGAGGAGGCGCTGCGAAAGAGCCTGCTCTACTTCGAGGCGCAGCGTTCTGGCCGCCTCCCGCACGGGCAGCGCGTGCCGTGGCGCGACCACTCGGGCCTCACCGACGGGCTGGAGCAGGGCGTCGACCTCGTCGGCGGCTACTACGACGCCGGGGACCACGTCAAGTTCGGCCTGCCCATGGCCTTCACCGTCACCATGCTCTCCTGGAGCCTCGTCGAGTACGGCGCCGACGTCGCGGCGGCCGGGGAGCTCGCGCACGCGCTCGAGGCCATCAAGTGGGGCGCCGACTACTTCGTCAAGGCGCACACCAAGCCCGACGAGCTCTGGGCAGAG GTGGGCGACGGCGACACGGATCACTACTGCTGGCAGCGGCCGGAGGACATGACGACGTCGCGGCAGGCGTACAAGGTCGACCGCGAGAACCCGGGGTCCGACGTCGCCGGCGAGACCGCCGCCGCCCTAGCCGCAGCGTCCATGGTCTTCCGCGACTCCAACCCGCACTACGCCCACCTCCTCCTGCACCACGCCCAACAG CTGTTCGAGTTCGCCGACAAGTACAGGGGCAAATACGACAGCAGCATCGCGGAGGTGAAGAGCTACTACGCGTCGGTGAGCGGCTACAAGGACGAGCTCCTCTGGGCCGCCCTCTGGCTCCACCGCGCCACCGGCAGGGCCGACTACCTCGACTACGTCGTCGACAACGCGCACGACTTCGGCGGCACCGGCTGGGCCATCACCGAGTTCAGCTGGGACGTCAAATACGCCGGCGTCCAGATCCTCGCCGCTAGA CTGCTGCTGAGAGGGGAGCACACGGCGGCGCAGAAGGAGACGCTGGAGCGGTACCAGGCCAAGGCGGAGCATTACGTGTGCGCATGCCTCGGCCGCAACCGCAAcactgacgacgacgatgaatcCAGCAACAACGTGGAGCGGAGCCCCGGCGGGATGCTCTACATCCGGCAGTGGAACAACATGCAGTACGTGACCAACGCGGCGTTCCTCCTCTCGGCCTACGCCGACTACCTCTCCGACGCCGGCGTGGCCACCGTCACCTGCGCCGGCGGCCTCACCGCCGACGCCGGCGAGGTAGCCGCGCTCGCGAGGCAGCAGGTGGACTACGTGCTGGGCGACAACCCCAGGGGCGTCAGCTACCTCGTCGGGTACGGCGCCAAGTACCCCGCCAGGGTGCAccaccgcgccgcctccatcgtGCCGTACAAGCACAGCAAGCAGTTCATCGGCTGCACGCAGGGCTTCGACCACTGGTTCGGCCGCCGGAGTTCCAACCCCAACGTCCTCGTCGGCGCCATCGTCGGCGGGCCGGATCGGAAGGATAGGTTCAGGGACGACAGGGAGAACTACATGCAGACGGAGGCCTGCACCTACAACACCGCGCCCATGGTCGGCATGTTCGCCAAGTATAACAAGATGGCCCGGGATGAGAGGGAGCAGAGACTGGCGACGGCCAGAAGTCCGGTCACGTCCGCTGCGGCCGAGGTGTAA